A genomic segment from Excalfactoria chinensis isolate bCotChi1 chromosome 15, bCotChi1.hap2, whole genome shotgun sequence encodes:
- the MYBL2 gene encoding myb-related protein B isoform X2: MARRSRGEDQDELHCQDTDSDVPEQRDGRCKVKWTQEEDEQLKMLVRHYGQNDWKFLASHFPNRSDQQCQYRWLRVLNPDLVKGPWTKEEDQKVIELVKKYGTKQWTLIAKHLKGRLGKQCRERWHNHLNPEVKKSSWTEEEDRIIFEAHKVLGNRWAEIAKLLPGRTDNAVKNHWNSTIKRKVDTGGFLNETKESQPLYLLVEVDDNESQSGTRAGSQTIVPNYPVDISEIKEEDVSDEEVTGVQELPSELPAADLAEHNGEGTPDDVVPEDASTSVASPYKWVVEAANYLCPTSVPALNEALDMIESDPDGWCDLTQFDLPEEPSAGSSSSSNSPVRQTPSKPTPSLPNVTEYRLDGHTISDLSKSSKGELIPISPHAEVSFGTPPSVLKRQKKRKISLSPVTENAPSTSLSFLDSCNSMTPKSTPVKTLPFSPSQFLNFWTKQDTLELENPSLTSTPVCSQKVIVTTPLHRDKTPLLQKNSAFVTPDQKYVVDNTPHTPTPFKNALEKYGPIRPLPQTPHLEEDLKEVLRSEAGIELIIEDDVKPEKQKRKQGLRRSPIKKVRKSLALDIVDEDMTQNIPALPKTICFKRTQPVNFLSRSLNLSSSNRKNDSGLLNRAFVQVQSEKMSYRKMPSHFRPPAPMTRAWKAVACGGTRDQLFMQEKARQFLGMLKQSHTSRTLILS, translated from the exons atGGCGCGCCGCAGCCGCGG TGAGGACCAGGATGAGCTACACTGCCAGGACACTGACTCAGATGTGCCCGAGCAGCGGGATGGCAGGTGCAAGGTCAAGTGGACGCAGGAGGAG GATGAGCAGCTGAAGATGTTAGTAAGACATTATGGGCAGAATGACTGGAAGTTCCTGGCCAGCCACTTTCCT AACCGCAGTGACCAGCAGTGTCAGTACCGGTGGCTGAGGGTGTTGAATCCAGACTTGGTTAAGGGCCCTTGGACCAAAGAGGAGGACCAAAAG GTAATTGAACTGGTTAAAAAATACGGCACCAAACAATGGACTCTGATAGCCAAGCACCTGAAAGGACGCTTAGGGAAGCAGTGCCGGGAACGCTGGCATAACCACCTGAACCCTGAGGTTAAGAAATCCTCATGGACAGAGGAGGAGGATCGCATCATTTTTGAGGCCCACAAGGTTCTGGGGAATCGCTGGGCTGAGATTGCCAAACTGCTGCCTGGGAG gacTGACAATGCTGTGAAGAATCACTGGAACTCCACCATCAAGCGCAAAGTGGACACAGGAGGGTTCCTCAATGAAACAAAAGAGTCCCAGCCACTGTACTTGCTAGTGGAAGTGGATGACAATGAGAGCCAAAGTGGAACAAGAGCTGGGAGCCAG ACCATTGTGCCAAACTATCCGGTTGATATCtctgaaataaaggaagagGATGTCAGCGATGAGGAGGTGACGGGTGTGCAGGAGTTACCCTCAGAACTGCCAGCTGCCGACCTGGCTGAGCACAACGGAGAAGGAACCCCAGATGATGTGGTGCCTGAGGATGCCTCAACATCTGTCGCATCTCCGTACAAATGGGTCGTTGAAGCTGCCAATTATTTGTGTCCTACATCTGTCCCAGCATTAAATGAAGCTCTGGACATGATTGAATCT GACCCAGATGGATGGTGTGACCTGACCCAATTTGACCTGCCTGAGGAAccctctgcaggcagcagcagcagtagtaACAGCCCAGTGCGGCAAACGCCCAGCAAACCAACGCCATCCCTACCCAATGTGACTGAGTACCGCCTGGATGGCCACACCATCTCCGACCTGAGCAAGAGCAGCAAGGGGGAACTCATTCCCATTTCACCACATGCGGAGGTGAGCTTTGGCACGCCACCCTCTGTGCTGAAgaggcagaagaagaggaaaatctcCCTATCCCCTGTCACGGAGAATGCCCCCAGCACCAGCCTCTCCTTCCTTGACTCCTGCAACAGCATGACGCCCAAGAGCACCCCTGTCAAGACACTGCCCTTCTCTCCATCTCAG TTCTTGAACTTTTGGACCAAACAGGATACACTAGAACTGGAGAACCCATCTCTTACCTCCACACCTGTGTGCAGTCAGAAAGTGATTGTCACCACCCCTCTGCACAGGGACAAGACTCCTCTGCTCCAGAAGAACTCAGC GTTTGTCACACCAGATCAGAAATATGTGGTGGACAATACTCCACACACCCCAACGCCTTTCAAAAATGCCCTGGAAAAATATGGACCAATTAGGCCTTTG CCCCAGACTCCTCACCTGGAAGAAGACTTGAAAGAGGTGCTCCGAAGTGAAGCTGGCATTGAACTTATTATTGAGGATGACGTGAagcctgagaaacagaaaaggaaacaaggg TTGCGCAGGAGTCCCATCAAGAAGGTCCGGAAGTCACTGGCTCTGGATATCGTGGATGAAGATATGACACAAAATATACCAGCCCTCCCCAAAACTATCTGTTTCAAAAGAACCCAG cCTGTGAATTTCCTGTCGAGATCCTTGAATCTTTCCTCCTCAAACAGGAAGAATGACTCTGGCTTGCTCAACAGAGCCTTTGTGCAAGTGCAGTCAGAGAAAATGTCCTACAGGAAAATGCCAAGCCATTTCAGACCTCCAGCACCG ATGACCAGGGCTTGGAAAGCGGTGGCCTGTGGTGGAACCCGAGACCAACTCTTCATGCAGGAGAAAGCACGACAGTTCTTGGGCATGCTGAAACAAAGTCACACATCAAGGACCTTAATCTTATCCTGA
- the MYBL2 gene encoding myb-related protein B isoform X1, protein MLVRHYGQNDWKFLASHFPNRSDQQCQYRWLRVLNPDLVKGPWTKEEDQKVIELVKKYGTKQWTLIAKHLKGRLGKQCRERWHNHLNPEVKKSSWTEEEDRIIFEAHKVLGNRWAEIAKLLPGRTDNAVKNHWNSTIKRKVDTGGFLNETKESQPLYLLVEVDDNESQSGTRAGSQTIVPNYPVDISEIKEEDVSDEEVTGVQELPSELPAADLAEHNGEGTPDDVVPEDASTSVASPYKWVVEAANYLCPTSVPALNEALDMIESDPDGWCDLTQFDLPEEPSAGSSSSSNSPVRQTPSKPTPSLPNVTEYRLDGHTISDLSKSSKGELIPISPHAEVSFGTPPSVLKRQKKRKISLSPVTENAPSTSLSFLDSCNSMTPKSTPVKTLPFSPSQFLNFWTKQDTLELENPSLTSTPVCSQKVIVTTPLHRDKTPLLQKNSAFVTPDQKYVVDNTPHTPTPFKNALEKYGPIRPLPQTPHLEEDLKEVLRSEAGIELIIEDDVKPEKQKRKQGLRRSPIKKVRKSLALDIVDEDMTQNIPALPKTICFKRTQPVNFLSRSLNLSSSNRKNDSGLLNRAFVQVQSEKMSYRKMPSHFRPPAPMTRAWKAVACGGTRDQLFMQEKARQFLGMLKQSHTSRTLILS, encoded by the exons ATGTTAGTAAGACATTATGGGCAGAATGACTGGAAGTTCCTGGCCAGCCACTTTCCT AACCGCAGTGACCAGCAGTGTCAGTACCGGTGGCTGAGGGTGTTGAATCCAGACTTGGTTAAGGGCCCTTGGACCAAAGAGGAGGACCAAAAG GTAATTGAACTGGTTAAAAAATACGGCACCAAACAATGGACTCTGATAGCCAAGCACCTGAAAGGACGCTTAGGGAAGCAGTGCCGGGAACGCTGGCATAACCACCTGAACCCTGAGGTTAAGAAATCCTCATGGACAGAGGAGGAGGATCGCATCATTTTTGAGGCCCACAAGGTTCTGGGGAATCGCTGGGCTGAGATTGCCAAACTGCTGCCTGGGAG gacTGACAATGCTGTGAAGAATCACTGGAACTCCACCATCAAGCGCAAAGTGGACACAGGAGGGTTCCTCAATGAAACAAAAGAGTCCCAGCCACTGTACTTGCTAGTGGAAGTGGATGACAATGAGAGCCAAAGTGGAACAAGAGCTGGGAGCCAG ACCATTGTGCCAAACTATCCGGTTGATATCtctgaaataaaggaagagGATGTCAGCGATGAGGAGGTGACGGGTGTGCAGGAGTTACCCTCAGAACTGCCAGCTGCCGACCTGGCTGAGCACAACGGAGAAGGAACCCCAGATGATGTGGTGCCTGAGGATGCCTCAACATCTGTCGCATCTCCGTACAAATGGGTCGTTGAAGCTGCCAATTATTTGTGTCCTACATCTGTCCCAGCATTAAATGAAGCTCTGGACATGATTGAATCT GACCCAGATGGATGGTGTGACCTGACCCAATTTGACCTGCCTGAGGAAccctctgcaggcagcagcagcagtagtaACAGCCCAGTGCGGCAAACGCCCAGCAAACCAACGCCATCCCTACCCAATGTGACTGAGTACCGCCTGGATGGCCACACCATCTCCGACCTGAGCAAGAGCAGCAAGGGGGAACTCATTCCCATTTCACCACATGCGGAGGTGAGCTTTGGCACGCCACCCTCTGTGCTGAAgaggcagaagaagaggaaaatctcCCTATCCCCTGTCACGGAGAATGCCCCCAGCACCAGCCTCTCCTTCCTTGACTCCTGCAACAGCATGACGCCCAAGAGCACCCCTGTCAAGACACTGCCCTTCTCTCCATCTCAG TTCTTGAACTTTTGGACCAAACAGGATACACTAGAACTGGAGAACCCATCTCTTACCTCCACACCTGTGTGCAGTCAGAAAGTGATTGTCACCACCCCTCTGCACAGGGACAAGACTCCTCTGCTCCAGAAGAACTCAGC GTTTGTCACACCAGATCAGAAATATGTGGTGGACAATACTCCACACACCCCAACGCCTTTCAAAAATGCCCTGGAAAAATATGGACCAATTAGGCCTTTG CCCCAGACTCCTCACCTGGAAGAAGACTTGAAAGAGGTGCTCCGAAGTGAAGCTGGCATTGAACTTATTATTGAGGATGACGTGAagcctgagaaacagaaaaggaaacaaggg TTGCGCAGGAGTCCCATCAAGAAGGTCCGGAAGTCACTGGCTCTGGATATCGTGGATGAAGATATGACACAAAATATACCAGCCCTCCCCAAAACTATCTGTTTCAAAAGAACCCAG cCTGTGAATTTCCTGTCGAGATCCTTGAATCTTTCCTCCTCAAACAGGAAGAATGACTCTGGCTTGCTCAACAGAGCCTTTGTGCAAGTGCAGTCAGAGAAAATGTCCTACAGGAAAATGCCAAGCCATTTCAGACCTCCAGCACCG ATGACCAGGGCTTGGAAAGCGGTGGCCTGTGGTGGAACCCGAGACCAACTCTTCATGCAGGAGAAAGCACGACAGTTCTTGGGCATGCTGAAACAAAGTCACACATCAAGGACCTTAATCTTATCCTGA
- the LOC140259167 gene encoding uncharacterized protein — protein sequence MLPSQQHSTLTIKDLLDNGFVAGASGHAHFSPVYSYYLNSSSVPKQSTLELLTDVDTTRGSPVCMVAQPMGSGVRGSSDLSFFSFCRSPSSPAILNLSAVPCELPAGPGSLLDVTSRNTSTPCKAGRRLKERALSHSTELLSDLSSPGRPPASRWEISEIKPSLDASLPLDVSFLGCSKLDTSLLSTPVVVPVSWPRRHVALLPEAQLGDMEPGSVLHQAP from the coding sequence ATgctgccctcccagcagcacagcaccctgACCATTAAGGACCTCCTGGACAATGGATTCGTGGCTGGGGCCTCTGGGCATGCCCACTTCTCTCCTGTCTACAGTTACTACCTGAACTCCAGTAGCGTCCCGAAGCAGAGTACCTTGGAGCTGCTGACAGATGTGGACACCACGAGGGGCAGCCCCGTGTGTATGGTGGCACAGCCCATGGGCAGTGGAGTGAGGGGCTCCTCGGACCTCAgcttcttctccttctgcaggagcccttccagccctgccatccTCAACCTGTCAGCTGTGCCCTGCGAGCTGCCTGCTGGGCCTGGCTCCTTGCTGGATGTAACATCAAGGAACACCTCCACACCATGCAAAGCTGGGAGGCGCCTCAAGGAGAGAGCACTGTCCCATAGCACGGAGCTGCTGAGTGACTTGTCATCCCCTGGGAGGCCCCCAGCATCCAGGTGGGAGATCTCAGAAATAAAGCCCAGTCTGGATGCCAGCCTGCCCCTCGATGTGAGCTTCCTGGGGTGCTCCAAGCTGGACACGTCGCTGCTGAGTACCCCTGTGGTGGTCCCTGTATCCTGGCCCAGGAGGCACGTGGCTCTGCTCCCCGAGGCCCAGCTGGGCGATATGgagcctggctctgtgctgcaccagGCCCCGTGA